A stretch of the Malus sylvestris chromosome 10, drMalSylv7.2, whole genome shotgun sequence genome encodes the following:
- the LOC126586274 gene encoding uncharacterized protein LOC126586274 → MRAPKRPIHTVWTWARRQPSKVQAFLAVVSGMAALVLLRFIVHDHDNLFVAAEAVHSIGISVLIYKLMKEKTCAGLSLKTQELTAMFLAVRLYCSVVMEYDIHTLLDLATLVTTLWVIYMIRFNLKSSYMEDKDNFAIYYVVVPCALLALFIHPSTSHHLLNRISWAFCVYLEAVSVLPQLRVMQNTKIVEPFTAHYVFALGVARFLSCAHWVLQVLDTRGHLLVALGYGLWPSMVLISEIVQTFILADFCYYYIKSVFGGQLVLRLPSGVV, encoded by the exons aTGAGGGCTCCGAAAAGGCCGATCCACACCGTATGGACATGGGCGCGACGCCAGCCGTCCAAAGTTCAGGCCTTTCTGGCCGTCGTTTCGGGCATGGCGGCGCTGGTTCTGCTCCGATTCATCGTCCACGATCATGACAATCTCTTCGTTGCAGCTGAGGCGGTGCACTCGATTGGAATCTCCGTTCTTATCTACAAGCTTATGAAGGAGAAGACTTGCGCTG GCCTATCACTCAAAACGCAGGAATTAACAGCTATGTTTTTAGCTGTGAGATTATATTGTAGTGTTGTTATGGAATATGATATACACACCCTGCTAGATTTAGCTACCCTGGTGACGACCCTCTGGGTTATTTATATGATCCGGTTCAACTTGAAGTCTAGTTACATGGAGGATAAAGACAACTTCGCAATATATTATGTC GTGGTACCATGTGCTCTGTTAGCCTTGTTTATTCATCCATCAACTTCTCATCATTTGCTGAACAGGATTTCCTGGGCATTTTGTGTGTATCTGGAAGCCGTTTCTGTACTGCCCCAGTTGCGGGTCATGCAAAACACAAAG ATTGTTGAGCCATTCACAGCTCATTATGTGTTTGCACTAGGTGTCGCCAGGTTCCTCAGCTGTGCCCATTGGGTTCTCCAG GTATTAGATACTCGCGGACACTTGCTTGTAGCCTTGGGGTATGGGTTATGGCCGTCCATGGTTCTTATTTCAGAAATTGTCCAGACTTTCATATTAGCAGACTTCTGTTACTACTACATCAAAAG TGTTTTCGGAGGGCAGCTTGTCCTCCGTCTCCCTTCCGGAGTTGTATGA